The Rhodoluna lacicola genome includes the window ATGTTTCGCCATCGGGTTCGGCTAAGTTCTTGGCTCGCGCCTGGCGTGCGGCAAATGATGTCACCAGTGCCGTGAACACCGATGTCGCCACTGGTAATAAAGAACTTCGTAAGGCGACTCACGCTTTCCTTCGTGATTTTGGCCCACTTATTGAGGGCTTCAAATTCAACGTTGGCGTGGCAAAGATCATGGAGTTGGTAAACGCCTTGCGCAAGGCAATTGATGGCGAGGCAGGCGGCGCGGATCCCGCTGTACGTGAGGCAGCCGAAACCGTAGCAAAGGCCCTGTCACTGTTTGCGCCTTACACAGCTGAGGACATGTGGCAAAAGCTCGGACATCAGCCTGGGGTAGCCTTGGCGCAATTGCCAGATGCTGACTTGTCACTCCTAGTTGAGAGCAGTGCTATCGCGGTAGTGCAGGTGGACGGTAAGTTGCGTGACAAGTTTGAGGTGCCGGTTGACATCACCGAGGATGCGCTCAGGGCGCTCGCCTTGGAATCCGAGGCAGTAAAACGAGCAATTGGTGAAAAAAGCATTGTAAACACCATCGTTCGAGCACCAAAGTTAGTCAACATCGCCACCAACTAACGCCAAGCGCTGTGCTGGTTTTCCACAGTTTCAACTAAGGTGCCCTGCAAATTTGCGGGGCAGCTTAGTTTTACCCGGTGGATTGGATTCGACTAAAAATAGCAGCGGCAATTGGCGGTGATCAGCCAATCAACAAAAAACTGGTGCTTGGAGTAGTAGCAGTTATTGCCGCGGCAACATTTCTAATAAATGCAATTACAACTGAATCCATTGAGCCAAAAGCGCTAAATGCTGAAACAAGCATTGAAGAAGTCGAGGTACGGCCGGCAAACATCTACGTTCACATAATTGGCGAAGTTGGGTCGCCGGGAATTTATCAATTAGACGCCGGTTCCCGAGTCGTTGATGCAGTTTTCGCTGCTGGTGGTTTCAGTCCCGCTGCCGATCAGGGAAGTGTGAATCTTGCACGCGAAATCACTGACGGTGAGCAAGTAATTATTTTCAAGATTGGCGCTAACCCACAGCTGCCAGCAGGTTCTGCGGGTTTGAATTCCGCTGGCATATCTTCGAAAACCCAAATAAGCCTTAATCGCGCAAGTCAAGCTGAACTTGAGCAGTTACCCGGAGTAGGTCCGGCTCTTGCCGGCAGAATGATT containing:
- a CDS encoding helix-hairpin-helix domain-containing protein gives rise to the protein MDWIRLKIAAAIGGDQPINKKLVLGVVAVIAAATFLINAITTESIEPKALNAETSIEEVEVRPANIYVHIIGEVGSPGIYQLDAGSRVVDAVFAAGGFSPAADQGSVNLAREITDGEQVIIFKIGANPQLPAGSAGLNSAGISSKTQISLNRASQAELEQLPGVGPALAGRMIDWRTANGGFKKKEDLLNISGIGEKLFSGIKNDVTL